A stretch of the Actinoalloteichus fjordicus genome encodes the following:
- a CDS encoding TetR/AcrR family transcriptional regulator, whose amino-acid sequence MAEEHRAEAHRELERGGETPEGNAHGVAGRPAGRPRDAHIDTAVTAATLELLEERGYLGVSLGEVARRAGTSRPAIYRRRPGRAALVLAAIESRLDVPAPPDTGCTLCDLGESLTLFLTAYRTIRPDAFSALYAECIQDPELHDRYLRSVIEPSRKAVRETLLRAVDRGDVRRDVDVEQLLDVIASFAHYRALFGRHLDDESAEQVIETLLRGAAIDYAELLSHSEALEQEHLAADGSHQVSIEDRSSPAAG is encoded by the coding sequence ATGGCGGAGGAGCACCGGGCGGAGGCACACCGAGAGCTGGAGCGCGGCGGGGAGACGCCCGAGGGGAACGCGCACGGTGTAGCAGGCCGACCGGCCGGGCGGCCCAGGGATGCGCATATCGACACCGCCGTGACCGCAGCCACGCTGGAACTGCTCGAGGAGCGCGGCTACCTGGGGGTCAGCCTCGGCGAGGTCGCGCGTCGTGCCGGGACCTCACGACCCGCGATCTACCGGCGCAGGCCGGGTCGGGCGGCACTGGTGCTCGCGGCCATCGAGAGCAGGCTGGACGTCCCCGCGCCGCCGGACACCGGGTGCACGCTGTGCGACCTCGGCGAGAGCCTCACCCTGTTCCTCACCGCCTACCGCACCATCCGGCCGGACGCGTTCAGTGCCCTGTACGCCGAGTGCATCCAGGACCCCGAGCTGCACGACCGCTACCTGCGATCGGTGATCGAACCCTCCCGCAAGGCCGTGCGAGAGACGCTCCTGCGCGCCGTCGATCGGGGCGACGTGCGTCGAGACGTCGACGTCGAGCAGCTTCTCGACGTCATCGCCTCCTTCGCCCACTACCGCGCGCTCTTCGGCAGACACCTGGACGACGAGAGCGCCGAGCAGGTCATCGAGACCCTCCTGCGGGGCGCCGCCATCGACTACGCGGAACTGTTGTCCCACAGCGAGGCACTGGAGCAGGAACACCTCGCCGCCGACGGTTCTCATCAGGTGTCCATCGAGGACCGATCGTCTCCTGCGGCAGGCTAG
- a CDS encoding MFS transporter: MNVQNPVPPETAPDRPVRATAKEWAGLILLALPMTALATDLTVLFFALPALSADLEPSATQLLWITHVYGFLIAGFLVTAGRVGDRVGPRRLLLIGSAAFGVLSVVAAFSTSAEMLIAARAALGIAGATLMPSLFSLLRTMFHDEKQRRLAIAIMFSTFTVGGAVGPVLGGALLESFWWGSVFLINVPPIVLLLVGGTMLLPERVERDHSRIDLVSVVLSVSGMLAIVYGLQELAAGHETGGGTLWLALLSTAAGIGVMSLFVRRQRRIEAPLFDLALLTSRRMAVSLTTLLLMGVSVTGLFYLFTQYLQWVGGLSPLHAGLWTLPFIVLNIAGAMLAPGLAERLRPAVVAAAGIFIAAVGAGCLLVIAAGSDPSLVLTVAAISIVGLGQGVAGALLSDLIISSASIEKTGSAASAQEVGGEAGSALGIAAGGVVAILAYRHALSDTPAAVPETAAEAARAGVHEGVAVAEDLPAGGSELLGAVHEAVGLGVQVYAGIACVLLAATGAFLVATLVRQRAPA, from the coding sequence ATGAACGTCCAGAACCCCGTGCCGCCGGAGACGGCCCCGGACCGACCCGTCCGGGCCACCGCCAAGGAGTGGGCCGGACTGATCCTGCTGGCGCTGCCGATGACGGCGCTGGCGACCGATCTGACGGTGCTGTTCTTCGCCCTGCCCGCGCTCAGCGCCGATCTCGAACCCAGCGCCACGCAGCTGTTATGGATCACCCACGTCTACGGCTTCCTCATCGCAGGCTTCCTCGTCACCGCTGGCCGGGTGGGCGACCGGGTCGGTCCCCGTCGCCTGTTGTTGATCGGGTCCGCCGCCTTCGGCGTGCTCTCCGTGGTGGCGGCCTTCTCCACCAGCGCCGAGATGCTCATCGCCGCGCGCGCCGCCCTCGGCATCGCGGGAGCCACCCTGATGCCGTCGCTGTTCTCCCTGCTCCGCACCATGTTCCACGACGAGAAGCAGCGGCGGCTGGCCATCGCGATCATGTTCAGCACCTTCACCGTCGGTGGTGCGGTCGGCCCGGTGCTCGGCGGGGCACTCCTGGAATCCTTCTGGTGGGGCTCGGTATTCCTCATCAACGTCCCGCCCATCGTCCTGCTCCTGGTCGGCGGCACGATGCTGCTGCCAGAGCGCGTCGAGCGCGATCACTCCCGCATCGACCTGGTCAGCGTGGTCCTGTCGGTGAGCGGGATGCTGGCCATCGTCTACGGCCTCCAAGAGCTCGCCGCAGGCCACGAGACCGGCGGCGGCACGCTATGGCTCGCGCTGCTGAGCACCGCCGCGGGCATCGGCGTCATGAGCCTGTTCGTCCGCAGGCAACGACGCATCGAGGCGCCGTTGTTCGACCTGGCGCTGCTGACGAGTCGGCGCATGGCGGTCTCGCTGACGACGCTGCTGCTGATGGGCGTCAGCGTGACCGGGCTGTTCTACCTGTTCACCCAGTACCTCCAGTGGGTCGGCGGACTCTCTCCGCTGCACGCCGGACTGTGGACCCTGCCCTTCATCGTGCTCAACATCGCCGGAGCCATGCTGGCGCCCGGCCTCGCCGAGCGCCTGCGGCCTGCGGTGGTCGCGGCGGCGGGGATCTTCATCGCCGCCGTCGGCGCAGGCTGCCTGCTCGTCATCGCCGCCGGTTCGGACCCGTCGCTCGTCCTGACCGTGGCGGCGATCTCGATCGTCGGCCTCGGTCAGGGCGTTGCCGGTGCACTGCTCAGCGACCTGATCATCTCCAGCGCCTCGATCGAGAAGACCGGCTCCGCAGCCTCCGCTCAGGAGGTCGGAGGCGAGGCGGGCTCGGCACTGGGCATCGCCGCGGGCGGCGTGGTCGCGATCCTCGCCTACCGTCACGCACTGTCCGACACTCCCGCAGCCGTTCCCGAGACCGCCGCCGAGGCCGCCAGAGCGGGCGTCCACGAGGGGGTCGCCGTCGCCGAGGATCTGCCCGCCGGAGGTTCGGAGCTGCTCGGCGCCGTTCACGAGGCGGTCGGCCTGGGTGTACAGGTCTATGCCGGAATCGCCTGCGTCCTCCTGGCGGCGACCGGGGCGTTCCTGGTCGCCACGCTCGTCAGGCAGCGCGCCCCGGCCTGA
- a CDS encoding ABC transporter permease, producing the protein MLAIARSELIQIFRNRSVLLTIFLVPVAMAAFFIYQHEIFESIGGGLGVIAALLVFYVAGFGLYTTAVTTLASRRQNLFLKRLRSTSAGDAGILSGLLLPVTAISLIQAALVLIVLGVVAGAPADIPLLVVAVLSVVVMMVGLGLATAGVTNSPEHAQVTTLPIGVGTIALASWVGFSGTEDLTLLKRLLPGGSAAELVVNGWNGGVPLSDSLLLLVPTTAWVVVSVVLAALFFRWEPRR; encoded by the coding sequence ATGCTCGCGATCGCTCGCAGCGAACTGATTCAGATCTTCCGCAATCGTTCCGTGCTACTCACCATCTTCCTCGTCCCGGTGGCGATGGCGGCATTCTTCATCTATCAGCATGAGATCTTCGAGAGCATCGGCGGCGGTCTCGGCGTCATCGCGGCTCTCCTGGTCTTCTATGTAGCGGGATTCGGGCTCTACACCACGGCGGTGACCACGCTCGCCTCGCGTCGCCAGAATCTCTTCCTCAAGCGGCTGCGGTCCACCTCGGCAGGCGACGCGGGCATTCTGTCCGGCCTGCTGCTCCCGGTGACCGCCATCTCGCTGATCCAGGCCGCCCTGGTCCTGATCGTGCTGGGCGTGGTCGCCGGGGCGCCCGCCGACATCCCCCTCCTGGTGGTGGCCGTCCTCTCGGTGGTGGTCATGATGGTCGGCCTGGGACTGGCCACGGCGGGAGTCACCAACTCCCCGGAGCACGCCCAGGTGACCACGCTGCCCATCGGCGTCGGCACCATCGCCCTCGCCAGCTGGGTGGGCTTCAGCGGCACCGAGGACCTCACGCTGCTCAAGCGGCTGTTGCCGGGCGGCTCAGCCGCCGAGCTGGTCGTCAACGGCTGGAACGGCGGCGTACCACTGTCGGACTCCCTGCTCCTGCTCGTCCCCACGACGGCCTGGGTCGTGGTCTCCGTCGTCCTGGCCGCACTGTTCTTCCGCTGGGAGCCGCGTCGCTGA
- a CDS encoding SMP-30/gluconolactonase/LRE family protein produces MIAGRRGWWAVLAGVVAVPFLALAAFLLLVPPPVEPFEPVTWVPPALVPAESRAAIGTDVGVLVDEDLNGPEDVAVDADERLYVSTRDGRILRVDPDAGQIETFAEVGGRPLGLQFAASGELLVANQGIGLQAVTPAGEVRLLADSAGGEPLRSANDLAVASDGIVYLTDSNGKYTPTTLGARASYSLYDFLEGRPQGRVLAYDPVTTEIRVIAEGLYFPNGIVLAEDEQSVLVGESTRYRVTRLWIGGDRVGTAEVFLDNVPGISDGFTRDSDGRLILATYERVEALDEVILPSVVARHVAVRLPADLLNGDPLPGALLELTEDGRIIRSHTGLDPAATTVTSWRGGWVLGALLDEPLRFVKVP; encoded by the coding sequence GTGATCGCGGGGAGACGCGGGTGGTGGGCCGTCCTCGCCGGGGTGGTGGCGGTTCCGTTCCTCGCGCTGGCGGCGTTCCTTCTCCTCGTGCCCCCGCCTGTCGAGCCGTTCGAACCGGTGACCTGGGTTCCGCCTGCCCTTGTTCCCGCGGAATCGCGGGCTGCGATCGGCACCGATGTCGGCGTCCTCGTCGATGAGGACCTCAACGGGCCGGAGGACGTCGCGGTCGATGCCGATGAGCGTCTCTACGTCAGCACCCGGGATGGGCGCATTCTGCGCGTCGACCCCGATGCGGGGCAGATCGAGACCTTCGCCGAGGTCGGCGGCAGGCCGCTCGGACTCCAGTTCGCCGCGTCGGGGGAGCTTCTGGTTGCGAACCAGGGCATCGGTCTCCAGGCCGTGACCCCTGCCGGGGAGGTGCGTCTTCTGGCGGACTCGGCTGGTGGAGAGCCGCTCCGATCCGCCAACGACCTCGCTGTCGCCTCCGACGGCATCGTGTACCTGACCGACTCGAACGGGAAGTACACGCCGACGACGCTGGGCGCGCGCGCATCGTATTCGCTCTACGACTTCCTCGAAGGCCGACCTCAGGGGCGCGTGCTGGCCTACGACCCGGTCACGACCGAGATCCGGGTGATTGCCGAGGGTCTGTACTTCCCCAACGGGATCGTCCTCGCCGAAGACGAACAGTCCGTTCTGGTCGGGGAGTCGACGCGCTACCGCGTGACCCGCCTCTGGATCGGGGGAGACCGGGTCGGAACGGCAGAGGTGTTCCTCGACAACGTTCCGGGCATCTCCGACGGCTTCACCCGTGACTCCGACGGCCGGTTGATCCTGGCGACGTACGAGCGCGTCGAGGCACTCGACGAGGTGATCCTCCCGTCGGTGGTCGCCCGCCATGTCGCAGTGCGACTGCCTGCGGACCTGCTGAACGGCGATCCTCTTCCCGGTGCCCTGCTCGAACTGACCGAGGACGGCAGGATCATCCGGAGCCATACCGGCCTTGATCCGGCGGCGACGACGGTCACGTCCTGGCGTGGGGGATGGGTTCTCGGGGCACTGCTCGACGAGCCGCTCAGGTTCGTGAAGGTCCCATGA
- a CDS encoding ABC transporter ATP-binding protein: MHTTPVIDVERLNLTYGDFHAVKDLSFQVRRGELYALLGTNGAGKTSTLEIIEGHRKATSGTVRVFGRSPQDRRAVRPKMGVMLQESGFAPDLTVQETVWLIGRLTQRTDTVERVLGIVDLTRKASTKVSQLSGGEKRRLDFATAVYGTPELIFLDEPTTGLDIQSRDDLWDAVDRLREDGTTIVLTTHYLEEAQQRADRIGLMHQGAFHQEGTVSELTRTLPAVIRFVLPGDAPVLQLPLPATREGDGRFLIKTPDRQRDLYLLLRWAHEHAVELRDLEAGPTGLDDVFRAIGSD, from the coding sequence ATGCACACCACACCGGTCATCGACGTCGAACGGCTGAATCTCACCTACGGCGACTTCCACGCCGTGAAGGATCTCTCCTTTCAGGTACGGCGCGGCGAACTCTACGCACTGCTCGGCACGAACGGAGCGGGAAAGACCTCCACCTTGGAGATCATCGAGGGCCACCGCAAAGCCACCTCCGGCACCGTACGGGTATTCGGCAGGAGTCCGCAGGACCGGCGCGCCGTGCGCCCCAAGATGGGCGTGATGCTGCAGGAGAGCGGATTCGCACCGGACCTGACGGTGCAGGAGACGGTCTGGCTGATCGGAAGGCTCACCCAGCGCACGGACACCGTCGAGCGGGTGCTCGGCATCGTCGACCTCACCCGGAAGGCGAGCACCAAGGTGTCGCAGCTCTCCGGTGGCGAGAAGCGACGGCTGGACTTCGCCACCGCGGTGTACGGAACGCCGGAGCTGATCTTCCTGGACGAGCCCACCACCGGCCTGGACATCCAGTCGCGGGACGACCTGTGGGACGCGGTGGACAGACTGCGCGAAGACGGAACCACCATCGTCCTGACCACGCATTACCTGGAAGAGGCCCAGCAGCGCGCCGACCGCATCGGCCTCATGCACCAGGGGGCCTTCCATCAGGAGGGAACCGTCTCCGAGCTGACGCGGACGCTGCCCGCCGTCATCCGGTTCGTCCTGCCCGGCGACGCTCCCGTGCTCCAACTGCCGCTGCCTGCCACGCGGGAGGGCGACGGACGGTTCCTCATCAAGACCCCCGACCGGCAGCGGGATCTGTACCTCCTGCTCCGTTGGGCACACGAGCACGCGGTGGAGCTTCGGGATCTCGAAGCGGGCCCGACCGGGCTCGACGACGTCTTCCGCGCCATCGGCAGCGACTAG
- a CDS encoding TetR/AcrR family transcriptional regulator: MPSTREVLLTAATRLIDEGGAGAVTLREVGRLAGVSHNAPYKHFAHKEALLAAVAARELEVYANLLEPQDGRSATLEGALEDYLDRAMRHPERFRLVYQRWTVVSDELGAAAAHATTALDALIAVGQREGRIPGDSPARPADLLRALTHGAIELTLTGHLGKRGDGRTPRDLVADLLELMGPSRT, from the coding sequence ATGCCGAGCACTCGCGAGGTTCTGCTCACCGCTGCCACCCGGCTGATCGACGAGGGCGGCGCTGGTGCGGTGACCCTGCGGGAGGTCGGCCGCCTCGCCGGGGTGTCCCATAACGCGCCCTACAAGCACTTCGCACACAAAGAGGCGCTGCTGGCCGCCGTCGCAGCCCGAGAGCTTGAGGTGTACGCGAATCTGCTGGAACCACAGGATGGCCGATCAGCCACCCTGGAGGGTGCGCTGGAGGACTACCTCGACAGGGCGATGCGTCATCCCGAGCGATTCAGACTGGTGTATCAGCGCTGGACCGTCGTCTCCGACGAGCTGGGAGCGGCCGCCGCGCACGCGACGACCGCCCTGGACGCACTCATCGCCGTCGGACAGCGGGAAGGCCGAATTCCCGGCGATTCCCCCGCTCGCCCCGCCGATCTGCTGCGCGCCCTCACCCACGGAGCGATCGAACTGACCCTTACCGGACATCTCGGCAAACGCGGTGATGGCCGGACGCCACGGGATCTCGTCGCCGATCTCCTCGAACTCATGGGACCTTCACGAACCTGA
- a CDS encoding response regulator transcription factor, with protein sequence MTTVVLADDEALLRKALAALLPLEGDITVLAEAEDGETAVEATIRHRPDVLVIDLEMPGVDGLGAVAAIRRVQPDQVILMLTRHAKPGVLRKALKLGVQGFVSKSAEPAHIASVVATLHGGRRWIDPDVSASAVVDDCPLTDRELDVLRETGEGYSAAAIAGRLRLAEGTVRNYLSSAMQKTQTRTRHDAARYAREHDWL encoded by the coding sequence ATGACGACGGTGGTCCTGGCCGACGACGAGGCCCTGCTCCGGAAGGCACTGGCCGCGCTGCTCCCGCTCGAAGGCGACATCACCGTGCTCGCCGAGGCGGAGGACGGCGAGACGGCCGTCGAGGCGACGATTCGGCATCGGCCCGATGTACTGGTCATCGATCTGGAGATGCCCGGCGTGGACGGACTCGGCGCCGTCGCGGCGATCCGCCGGGTGCAACCGGACCAGGTGATCCTCATGCTGACCCGCCATGCCAAGCCGGGAGTGCTCCGCAAGGCGTTGAAACTCGGGGTCCAGGGCTTCGTCAGCAAGTCGGCGGAACCGGCGCACATCGCCTCGGTCGTCGCCACCCTGCACGGCGGCAGGCGATGGATCGACCCGGACGTCTCCGCGTCGGCCGTCGTCGACGACTGCCCGCTCACCGATCGCGAGCTCGACGTCCTGCGGGAGACCGGCGAGGGGTACTCGGCGGCCGCCATCGCCGGCCGGCTCCGCCTGGCCGAGGGCACGGTGCGCAACTACCTCTCCAGCGCCATGCAGAAGACCCAGACCCGGACCCGCCACGATGCGGCGCGGTACGCACGCGAACACGACTGGCTGTGA
- a CDS encoding sensor histidine kinase: MSEHIDPPRRRLRRLNVVGLLVVLGPVGALLVAVFAQTWMNAVVLSLGAAAGLVAALRWAVDDLARVAIPCLLVTAAVWVYGASVGDDVSLGAFYGLTIVGPLVVSALPRRRGLATLVLAAFVGVVGALTVVRSPDDVVRELVGNVGFPVGITVLAIGFMAANRAFYELFTEVEEARDREGEIAVARERIRFASDLHDIQGHTLHVVKLKVALAQKLVRIDVDRAEEELREVHALVADTITQTRELAYAQRRLNLSAELENAKNLFEAAGIRVRVVREGEVDERANELLGQVLRETTTNILRHAQARDVRITLSEAGIAIRNDGAPEAPLPDLSGLSTLRDRLAGDGGELTVEQKDGRFLTAAAFPHLRPEGREDG; this comes from the coding sequence ATGTCCGAGCACATCGATCCGCCGAGGCGACGGCTGCGCAGGCTGAACGTCGTCGGCCTGCTCGTGGTCCTCGGTCCTGTGGGCGCGCTGCTGGTGGCGGTGTTCGCCCAGACCTGGATGAACGCCGTCGTGCTGAGTCTGGGTGCGGCGGCGGGGCTGGTGGCGGCGCTGCGGTGGGCAGTGGACGATCTCGCTCGCGTCGCGATCCCGTGCCTGCTCGTCACCGCGGCAGTGTGGGTCTACGGGGCGTCGGTCGGCGACGACGTCTCCCTCGGCGCGTTCTACGGCCTCACCATCGTGGGGCCGTTGGTCGTCTCGGCGCTGCCTCGCCGCCGGGGCCTGGCCACCCTGGTGCTGGCCGCCTTCGTCGGCGTCGTGGGCGCGCTGACGGTGGTGCGGTCTCCGGACGACGTGGTCCGAGAACTGGTCGGCAACGTCGGCTTCCCGGTGGGGATTACCGTGCTGGCGATCGGCTTCATGGCCGCCAACCGGGCATTCTATGAACTCTTCACCGAGGTGGAGGAGGCGCGAGATCGGGAAGGCGAGATCGCGGTCGCTAGGGAGCGCATCCGCTTCGCCAGCGATCTGCACGACATCCAGGGTCACACCCTGCATGTGGTGAAGCTGAAGGTCGCGCTGGCCCAGAAGCTGGTACGCATCGACGTCGATCGCGCGGAGGAGGAACTGCGCGAGGTGCACGCCCTGGTCGCCGACACCATCACCCAGACCAGGGAACTCGCCTACGCGCAGCGGCGGCTCAACCTGTCCGCAGAGCTGGAGAACGCGAAGAACCTCTTCGAGGCCGCAGGCATCCGGGTACGCGTGGTCCGGGAGGGCGAGGTCGACGAGCGCGCCAACGAACTGCTCGGCCAGGTCCTCCGTGAGACGACGACGAACATCCTGCGGCATGCGCAGGCCAGAGACGTGCGGATCACTCTGTCGGAGGCGGGGATCGCCATCCGCAACGACGGTGCGCCGGAGGCTCCCCTGCCGGACCTCAGCGGGCTCTCTACCCTCAGAGATCGACTGGCGGGCGACGGAGGCGAGCTGACGGTGGAGCAGAAGGACGGCCGGTTCCTGACGGCTGCGGCGTTTCCGCATCTTCGCCCCGAAGGGCGGGAGGACGGCTGA
- a CDS encoding SRPBCC family protein has product MARTMRRRRLLITGSALTVALAAAAWFLTPPLSPPSYRGERPELQEDGYVSRTHSVFVDATPAAVHAWVNDPAITLEDLVDFDEGEPAVIGTTPLAGSEETGQRAGFRRRVEFEDGHYLAEEMLVDTEERFQYMVWGFTRPAQRIAVRHGVAEFTYLPEGDGTRVNWTYSLLPTAGVLRSSVESFLDSTMDPMMTATLEGIRQGVESESAS; this is encoded by the coding sequence ATGGCTCGCACTATGCGTCGTCGCAGGCTGCTCATCACCGGTTCGGCACTCACCGTCGCGCTGGCTGCTGCCGCGTGGTTCCTCACCCCGCCGCTCAGCCCGCCGAGTTATCGGGGCGAGCGCCCTGAGCTCCAGGAGGACGGCTATGTCTCGCGCACGCATTCGGTCTTCGTCGATGCGACACCAGCGGCCGTCCATGCCTGGGTCAACGATCCGGCGATCACTCTCGAAGACCTCGTCGACTTCGATGAGGGCGAGCCGGCAGTCATCGGTACGACCCCATTGGCAGGCAGTGAGGAGACTGGACAGCGGGCGGGTTTTCGTCGTCGCGTGGAGTTCGAGGACGGGCACTACCTTGCCGAGGAGATGCTGGTCGACACCGAAGAGCGGTTCCAGTACATGGTGTGGGGGTTCACCCGGCCCGCCCAGCGGATCGCCGTCCGGCACGGTGTCGCGGAGTTCACCTATCTTCCCGAGGGCGACGGAACCCGAGTGAACTGGACCTACTCGCTGCTGCCGACGGCGGGTGTGCTGCGTTCCAGCGTGGAGTCCTTCCTCGACTCCACCATGGACCCGATGATGACGGCCACTCTCGAGGGCATCCGACAGGGCGTGGAATCCGAGTCCGCGTCCTGA
- a CDS encoding YbaB/EbfC family nucleoid-associated protein: protein MTNPSSRRAELEARNAAMRENMTSLLEGIGRQTEQLKQAQEQALATTGRATSRDGLVTVAVNSAGIVTDLQLSSAAFRSTTPLKLSETIVLTMQAAARNARAQADEAFAPIMADMPDLPDFFAGAPSLKGLIPPAPEVPSRAPRDDDDDEGTTRAAADDDEDEDDDDALASRWEERYS from the coding sequence ATGACGAACCCCTCGAGTCGGCGCGCGGAACTCGAAGCACGCAACGCTGCCATGCGCGAGAACATGACCTCGCTGCTGGAAGGCATCGGCCGCCAGACCGAACAGCTCAAGCAGGCTCAGGAACAGGCGCTCGCCACGACCGGGCGGGCCACGTCACGGGACGGCCTGGTCACCGTGGCGGTCAACTCCGCCGGGATCGTCACCGATCTGCAGCTGAGTTCCGCAGCCTTCCGGTCCACGACCCCGCTGAAGCTCTCCGAGACCATCGTCCTCACGATGCAGGCGGCCGCGCGCAACGCACGCGCCCAGGCCGACGAGGCCTTCGCGCCGATCATGGCCGACATGCCGGATCTGCCGGACTTCTTCGCGGGCGCCCCCTCATTGAAGGGCCTGATCCCGCCTGCGCCGGAGGTCCCGTCCCGCGCTCCCCGCGACGACGATGACGACGAAGGAACCACTCGCGCCGCTGCGGACGACGACGAGGACGAGGACGACGACGACGCTCTGGCGTCCCGGTGGGAGGAGAGGTACAGCTGA
- a CDS encoding WXG100-like domain-containing protein: protein MTITMPSGLQELASVVVGSDFPEGDEDALRRLGEAWATCASEVEGVLGDTQAAVADMLSAIERGDTAEEFKKFGEGLTQGDEAPLPVLKMLCEKLGEACDNVALEVEYTKISIIVALSILLAQIAVMLAMAVITFGASTAAIPAAQAATQGVVRAIVQALSTMIREIIKQVVINLGVNLFIDAAIQIGQLAAGDRKDWDTSKTGAAALAGVAGGIGGGVASGVFGGIAKNFGGKITDNLIKPIGDKVPGLNPGRADWGGAIIGGMASGTAGGVMGGALNNQFQSDPNDDTNPHSEQSLGAGALGGAIGGGLAGAVGYKSGLDGITAGSSFDSTPGSSPGSTPDPGSPPPSSRSGSGTTWQDWDGAPPLTPDEPSPPPPTSRPVSMPPDLESSAPVWAQEPRPAASGPGVSMPADFESSAPVWAQEPRPAASGPGVSMPADFESSAPVWAQEPRPPATPPAEPNGGGAVWQEWDGAPPLDPDPTPAPPQPDPSTPPANPGLMEDWRNQDNWKVPPIGLPVHLVPPRDEEHGLDTSRLDGD from the coding sequence ATGACCATCACGATGCCGTCCGGCCTACAGGAACTCGCATCGGTCGTCGTGGGATCCGACTTCCCCGAAGGCGACGAGGACGCCCTACGGCGGCTCGGGGAAGCCTGGGCGACGTGCGCAAGCGAGGTCGAGGGCGTGCTCGGCGACACCCAGGCCGCCGTCGCCGACATGCTGAGCGCGATCGAGCGGGGCGACACCGCCGAAGAGTTCAAGAAGTTCGGCGAGGGTCTCACCCAGGGCGACGAGGCGCCGCTGCCGGTGCTCAAGATGCTGTGCGAGAAACTCGGCGAGGCCTGCGACAACGTCGCGCTCGAGGTCGAGTACACCAAGATCAGCATCATCGTCGCGCTGTCCATCCTGCTCGCTCAGATCGCCGTGATGCTGGCCATGGCCGTCATCACCTTCGGCGCCAGCACGGCCGCGATCCCCGCCGCGCAGGCCGCGACGCAGGGCGTGGTGCGCGCCATCGTGCAGGCGTTGTCGACGATGATCCGGGAGATCATCAAGCAGGTCGTGATCAACCTGGGCGTCAACCTCTTCATCGATGCGGCGATCCAGATCGGCCAGCTGGCGGCGGGCGACCGCAAGGACTGGGACACCAGCAAGACGGGGGCGGCTGCCCTGGCGGGAGTGGCCGGTGGCATCGGCGGCGGGGTCGCCTCCGGCGTGTTCGGCGGGATCGCCAAGAATTTCGGCGGCAAGATCACCGACAACCTGATCAAGCCCATCGGCGACAAGGTCCCCGGCCTCAACCCGGGCAGGGCCGACTGGGGCGGCGCCATCATCGGCGGGATGGCGAGCGGCACCGCAGGCGGCGTGATGGGGGGTGCGCTGAACAACCAGTTCCAGTCCGACCCGAACGACGACACGAATCCGCACAGTGAACAGTCCCTCGGCGCGGGAGCCTTGGGCGGCGCCATCGGCGGCGGCCTGGCCGGGGCCGTCGGCTACAAGTCGGGCCTCGACGGCATCACCGCAGGCTCGTCGTTCGACTCCACTCCCGGCAGCAGCCCCGGGTCGACGCCCGACCCTGGCAGCCCGCCGCCGTCGAGTCGCTCCGGTAGCGGGACCACGTGGCAGGATTGGGACGGCGCACCGCCGTTGACGCCGGACGAGCCCTCCCCACCGCCGCCTACCTCCCGGCCAGTGTCGATGCCTCCTGATCTCGAGAGCAGTGCGCCGGTCTGGGCGCAGGAGCCGAGGCCGGCTGCGTCGGGGCCTGGGGTGTCGATGCCTGCTGATTTCGAGAGCAGTGCGCCGGTCTGGGCGCAGGAGCCGAGGCCGGCTGCGTCGGGGCCTGGGGTGTCGATGCCTGCTGATTTCGAGAGCAGTGCGCCGGTCTGGGCGCAGGAGCCGAGGCCGCCTGCCACACCGCCGGCCGAGCCGAATGGCGGCGGGGCGGTCTGGCAGGAGTGGGACGGCGCGCCGCCGCTCGATCCGGACCCCACCCCCGCGCCCCCGCAGCCCGACCCGTCCACACCGCCTGCCAACCCCGGTCTGATGGAGGACTGGCGGAATCAGGACAACTGGAAGGTCCCGCCGATCGGCCTTCCCGTGCACCTGGTCCCCCCGAGAGACGAAGAGCACGGCCTGGACACCAGCCGCCTCGACGGGGACTAG
- a CDS encoding MarR family transcriptional regulator, translating into MSELGVFSESTGFLLHRLGIGADRVIEETLRPYDVRARELRVLALLGTESRSQAELVGLSGLDRTTMVAVVDRLEERQLVARRRNPSDRRRLAVSATEAGAGLLAAAARDLRAAEADFLEPLSPTQQQQLTTLLGALFAARAPRC; encoded by the coding sequence ATGAGTGAGCTGGGCGTGTTCTCGGAGTCGACCGGCTTCCTGTTGCACCGCCTCGGCATCGGCGCTGATCGTGTGATTGAGGAGACGCTGCGGCCGTATGACGTCCGGGCGCGGGAGCTGCGGGTGCTGGCGCTCCTCGGCACCGAGTCACGTTCGCAGGCGGAACTCGTCGGGCTGAGCGGATTGGACAGGACGACGATGGTCGCCGTCGTCGACCGCCTCGAGGAACGGCAGCTCGTGGCGCGGCGGCGCAACCCCTCCGATCGACGCAGGCTGGCCGTGTCGGCGACCGAGGCGGGCGCGGGGCTGCTCGCGGCGGCGGCGCGCGACCTCAGGGCTGCGGAGGCTGACTTCCTCGAACCCCTCTCCCCGACGCAGCAACAGCAGCTGACCACGCTGTTGGGCGCGCTCTTCGCCGCGCGGGCACCCCGCTGTTGA